A stretch of DNA from Streptomyces sp. NBC_01197:
TCTCCAGCGTAAGCCCGGCGCCCTGGAGCTGGGGCACCAGATAGAGCCACCCCGCTCCGGTGACGAGAGCCCCGACCAGGCCGCGGACCTGCCGTGACTCAAGCCGTCCTTCGGCGAAGTCGGGCAGGGTGTAGGCACCGGAGCGGCGCAGGGGTGCGGCGATGAGCACCAGCAGGACCAGATATCCGGCGGTGTAGCCGACCGGGTACCAGAGCATGTCGGGGCCGTGGACGAGGACGAGTCCGGCGATTCCGAGGAACGAGGCGGCGGAGAGGTACTCACCGCTGATCGCCGCGGCGTTGAGCCGTGGCCCCACGGTGCGCGACGCCACGTAGAAGTCGGAGGTCGTACGGGAGATCCGCAGCCCGAAGCCTCCGACGAGGACGGTGGCGAGAACGACGGCGGCCACCGCCACCACGGCGTACGCCCGGCTCACCGCGCGGGGCGGCCTTCGACGAGACGGGCGAAGTCCTGTTCGTTGCGCTCGGCCCGGCGGACGTACCACCAGGCGACGGCCACAAGCAGCGGATAGGCGCAGAGGCCCAGGACGACCCAGACGGCCAGCTCGCTGCGGAGCGCCGTGAAGGCGAGCGGCAGGGTCCCTGCCAGGACCGCGACGAGGGCGAAGGCGCCGAGTCCGGCACGGAGTTGACCCCGCATCAGGGAGTGTACGTAGGCGTCGCCGAGCGCAGTCTGTTCGTCGATCTCCGACTGCGCCAGGTAGCGGGGCAGTGGCCGCACCCGCCTGGGCTCGCCCGTCACGGTCTCGCGGCGGGGTAGCGGCTCTGGGGACATGGCGCGGAGTGTACGCAGGGCGGCGGGCCGCCGGGAGGGAAACGGAGAAGGACCATCCGTGCGAGGGTCAGGAGCCGGGGCGCCGCATGAGGCGGTCGCGCAGCGCCCTGGCGTGGCGTCTGCTCACCTGGAGTTCGGTCGCACCGACCCGGACGCTCATGGAGCCCGCTTCCAGGCGGAGTTCGTCGACGCGGTCCAGCGCCACGAGATGGCTGCGGTGGATCCGGACGAATCCGCGTGAGCGCCAGCGCTCCTCCAGCGCGGAGAGCGGGACGCGCACGAGATGGCTGCCGTCGGCGGTGTGCAGCCGTGCGTAGTCTCCGTGGGCCTCGGCGTAGGTGATGTCGCTGACGGCGACGAAACGGACGACACCGCCGAGTTCGACGGGGATCTGGTCGGCGCCGGCGTCCAGTACGGGGGCCGCCCGGTCGGAGACGAGTTCGGCGACCCGGCGCACGGCCTCGGCGAGGCGTTCCCTGCGGACCGGTTTCAGTACGTAGTCGACGGCTTTGAGGTCGAAGGCCTGCACGGCGAAACCCTCGTGCGCGGTGACGAAGACGATCAGCGGGGGCCGGGTGAACCCCGCGAGCAGCTGGGCGATGTCGAGACCGGTGAGCCCGGCCATGTGGATATCGAGGAAGACGACGTCGACGGCCGCCGCTTCATCGGCCGCCGGGCCGAGCGCGCCACCGATGCGGCGCAGCGCTTCGGTGGCGCTCAGCGCGCCCTCCGCGCTGCGGACCCGGGGGTCGCTGCGGAGCAGATAGAGAAGCTCTTCGAGAGCGGGCTCCTCGTCGTCCACGGCCAGTACGCGCAGCATGGCCCGGAGTGTACGACCTGGCGGGGCGTGCGGCGGACCGGGAAGCCGTGGGGGCTGCGGCCTCAGATGCCGTAGACGCGTGCGGCGGTGGACCCGAGCACCTGGGCGCGCTCCGCCTCGCTGAGCCGACTGGTCAACCGGTGTGCGGTGGCGACGACTTCACCGTAGGAAGCCATGAGGGTGCAGACCGGCCAGTCCGATCCGAACATCAGCCGGCCGGGGCCGAAGGCTTCGAGCACCGCGTCGGCGTACGGGCGGAGTCCGTCCGTCGTCCAGCCCGGGCCCGCTTCGGCGACCATGCCGGAGAGCTTGCAGACGGTGTTGGGGCGGGCCGCCAGGGCGCGTACGTCGGATGCCCAGGGCTGGAGCGCGCCGTCGGCGATGGGCGGCTTTCCCAGGTGATCGAGTACGAAGGTGAGTTCGGGGAGCTGTGCGGCGACGGCGGCGGCGACGGGCAGCTGGTGGTGGAGCACGATCAGGTCGTAGGCAAGACCGGCCGCCGCGACGGCGGCGAGCCCGCGCCGGACATCGGGGCGCAGCAGCCAGCCGGGGTCCGGTTCGCCCTGCACCTGATGGCGGATGCCGACCAGGCTCTGCCCGCCGGGCAGTTCACGCATCGCGGCGAGAGTGTCCACGATCCCGGGGTCGGTGAGATCGGTCCAGCCGACGACTCCGGCGACCAGATCGCTCTGCCCGGCCAGGGCCAGGAACTCGGGGGTCTCCTCGGCGACGGTGACGGTCTGGACGAGGACGGTGGCCGCCACGCCCGCGGCCCGGGCCTGCGGCGCGATTTCACCGAGCGTGAAGTCCCGGCGCAGCGGGGCGAGTTCCGGCCCGGTGATCCAGTCCTGGTCGCGTACGGCGAGGTCCCACACATGGTGGTGGGCGTCGATGATCCGCATCGGCTCTCAGTCCTCCCCCAGCGCGGCGAGCTCGTCCCAGAGTTCCTCCGGTATGCCGAGCCGCAGCATCTCGGCGGCGTCGCGCACCTCGGCGGCCGAGCGGGTGCCGACGAGCACACTCGCCACCGCCGGGTGGCGCCGGGGAAACTGGAGGGCGGCGGCGCGCAGGGGTATCCCGTACCGTGCGCAGATGTCCTTCATCCGCAGCGCCCGGTCGAGGACGCCGGCGGGCGCCGCCCCGTAGTCGTACGGTGCGCCCGGCCTGGGGTCGGCCAGCAGGCCGGAGTTGAAGACGCCTCCGACGACGACGCTCCTGCCGCGCGCCTGCGCCTCGGGCAGCAGAGTGTCCAGGGCGGACCGGTCGAGCAGTGTGCAGCGCCCCGCGCAGAGCACCACGTCGGCATCGGTGTCGCGGAGGAAGCGGGTGAGCATCGCCGTCTGGTTCATCCCGGCGCCGATCGCGCCGAGCATCCCCTCCGAGCGCAGCTGCTCCAGCATGGGGTAGGCGTGCCGGAAGGCGTCCTCGGCGTGGTCGTCGGGGTCGTGCAGATAGGCGATGTCGATCCGGTCGGTGCCGAGCCGGGCCAGGCTGTCCTCGATACTGCGCCGCACCCCGTCCGCGCTGAAGTCCCAGACCCGGTGGTGGGTCGCGGGGACGGCGAACCCGTTTCCGGTGTCGTCACCCTCATCCGGCCCCGGCTCCAGCAGTCGTCCGACCTTGGTCGACAGCACGTAATCGGCGCGGGGCCGCTCGCGCAGTGCGCCGCCGAGCCTGCGCTCGGAGAGGCCCAGCCCGTAGTGCGGAGCGGTGTCGAAGTACCGGAGCCCCGCATCCCAGGCGGCATCCACTGCCTCGCTGGCCTCCGCCGGGCCCACCGGGGTGAAGAGATTGCCGATCCCGGCTGCCCCGAAGGACAGCTCGGTGATGTCGACCGTGCTGTTTCCGATCTTGTTGCGCCGCATGACACGAATATTCATCGGATCACTTCAGGGCGTCAACACCCTTGCGTGATCTCTCGTGCGTTGCTTGCAGCAGTTCGGCCAGCTCGTCCGAGAAACACTGGGCGAGCCGTCCCGCGTCCGGCACCGCCTTGCCGTCCGCCACCAAGCCGACATGGACCCGCCCGCCGTAGGCGGACAGCGCGACGGCGAGCGACTGCCCGTGCGCGAGCGGCGCCAGCGGGTAGAGCTCCCGGAGCGGGCAGCCGCCGAGCGACAGCGTCGAGCGTGGCAGCGGCACGCTGGTCACCAGGACGTCGAAGAGCATCCGCGCCGCGCTCCCGGCCAGTTGGGCGCCCACCCGGTGGGCCAGCGGGGGGAGCCGGTCCGCCAGCACGGCCACCGCACCGGCGCCGCGCGCGGGTCCGGCCGCCTTGTTGCGGTCCATGGCGGAACGGACCCGGCACAGCCTGCGCCACGCGTCGGGTTCCGAGACCGGCAGCCCGAGCAGATACGCGGACAGCTTGTTCGCCGAGCCGGGCGGGGAGCCGGGGCGCCGCCGGGACACCGGCACGAGGGCCCGCGGATCGGCTCCGGGCAGCCGCTCACCGCGCTCCAGGATCCAGCGGCGCAGCCCACCCGCGACCACCGCGAGCAGCACGTCGTTGGCGGTGCCGCCCGCCTCCCTGCGCACCCGCAGCACGTCGTCCTGGTCGAGCACGGCGGTGGCGAGCCGCCGGGTGCCGCTGGAACTGGCGGCCAGCGCGGACCCGGCCCACAGATCGATACGGCTTGCGCGCATGACGGAGGCGCCGATCCCCACGGCCCGGCCCAGCTCCTCGATCCGCTCCCGGGCGAACCCGGCGAACTGACCGGGTCCCGGCAGCCACGAGCGCGGCGGCACGGGACGCGCCTTCCTGCCGTCGGCGCCGCGCCCGCCGGCGATCTGGTCGAAGATCCCGGCCCCGATCGCCACGGCCCGCATCCCGTCGGCCAGCGCGTGGTGCAGCTTGACCAGGACGGCGAAGGGGTCGCCGGAGCGCCCGGTCAGGACGTACATCTCCCAGGGCGGGCGTCCGCGTTCCAGTGGCCGTTCCATCAGCTCCCCCGCGAGCCGGTTTGCCCCGGTGGCGAAGTGGCCTTCGGGCAGGACGACGTGCCGCACATGACGGCGTACGTCGAATTGCTTGTCCTCGGACCAGGCCGCGCCGCCGAGCGGCAGCAGCACCGGGCGTACGCACATCCGCAGCCGGGGGATCGCGGCGGCGCGCTCCGCCAGCAGGTCCATGACCTCCTGCGGGCCTGGCCCCGGGGCCGGACCCGGCCCGAAGACCGCGAGTGCCCCGAGGTGCATGGGGTGCTCGGCGGATTCGAGGTGCCAGAACGCGAGATCAAGCGGGGCCAGCAGCTCGGAGCTCAACAGAACCTCGATGTCGTCGGGAGCCGGTGCCGCGAGTGCCGCGAGGGTACGGACAGATACCCGGGATGCAGCAGTTAGGCCCCATGAGTCAGTTACGGTCAAGTACTACATCGATACTGACAGTTACTGCCTGGTATCCGTCACATCGCCGTACTGTCCGGCACCGCGAATTCACTCCAGACACACTTGCCGTTGCCCCGGGACTCGACCCCCCACCGGTCCGCGAGCCTGTCCACCAGCAGCAGCCCGCGTCCGGACACCCCCGTCTCCCCCGCGTCCCGGCGGCGCGGCAGCACGCTTGAGCAGTCGTCGACCTCGACCCGCAGCCTGCGGTGCGGCCGGGAGAGCACCCTGAGGGTGATCACCGCCTCGCCCTCGGTGTGCGTCAGGGCGTTGGTCATCAGCTCGTCGGCGGCCAGCTCGATGTCGTCGGCACGCTCCGCGGCGCCCCAGGCCCGTACCGCCGCACGCACCGTGTGACGCGCGGCGGTCAGCGCGTCGGAATCGGACTGCCCCACGCGCTGCTGGAGCCTGCCACCGCTCTGCGGGGCGTCCAGACCCTGTCTGCGCAGCAGCAGCAGCGCGACGTCGTCGGCGCCGCCCCACTCGTCGGCCACATCGCACAGCTGGTCGGCGAGCAGCTGAAGATCCCGGGGGCCGCCCTGGACCACCGTGGCGAGCCGCCGCGTCCCGTCGTCCAGATCGGTGCCCGGCTCCTCCACCAGCCCGTCGGTGAAGAGCAGCAGGGTGTGCCCAGGGTCCAGTTCCAGGGTGGTGACCGGGTAGTCGAGCCGGGCGAACTCGGCCGAGAGCCCCAGCGGCAGCCCGCCGTCCACCGTCACCCGGCGACAGGTGCCGTCGGGTGCCCGCAGCAGCGGATCGACATGCCCGGCGCGGACCAGCTGGACCACTCCGGTCGCCAGGTCGACCTCCGCGTACAGACAGGTCGCGAAGCGGTCGGTGTCCAGCTCGTGCAGGAAGTCGGAGGCCCGCGCGATCACGGTCGCCGGGCTGTGCCCCTCGGCGGCGTACGCCCGCAGCACGATGCGCAACTGGCCCATGACGGCGGCCGCATGGGTGTCGTGCCCCTGCACATCCCCGATGATCATGCCGAATCTGCCGCTGGGCAGCGGGATCACGTCGTACCAGTCGCCGCCGATGTCACGGCCCATCCCGGCGGACCGGTAGCGGACCGCGACCTGTCCGCCGGTGACCTCGGGTATCCGGCGCGGCAGCATGGCCTGCTGGAGCCCCTGGGCGAGGTCGTGCTCCTGCTCGTAGAGCACGGCCCGCTGGAGGCTCTGCCCGATGGAGCTGCCGAGGGCGATCAGCAGGTCGCGTTCGTCCGCGCTGAAGCCGACCTTGTCGCGGTAGAGCAGGCCGATCGCGCCGATCGGCCTGGCCTGCGCGATCAGGGGGAGGTAGGCGGCCGACGTGATACCGAGGCTCTTGATGTGGGGCCACAGCCGGGGGTACGAGACAGCGAAGTCGTGCGCGGACTCGATGAAACGGGGCGCGAAGGTCCGGATCACCTCGCCCATCGGGTACTGCTCGTCCACCCGGGTGTAGCGGGTGCCTGGCACAAAGCTTCCCGCGGGCCCGTCCGCGACCAGCCGGATCCGCCCGCCGTCGACGAGTCCCAGCACCAGGCTGGTCGCGCCGAGATATTCGAGTCCGCGGGCCTCGTTGAGCACGTCGATGACGTCCTGGACGGTACGGGCATGGGCCAGGGCCGCGGTGGTGTCCTCGACGACGCTGGTTCTCCGCCGGCCCTCGTCGTCCAGGGCGATACGGACCGAGGCGTCCGCGAGTTCCTGGGCCGCGTGCCTGACGATGCCGATGATCCGGTGAGGACGGCCCGTGATGTCGCGCCGGACGACGCCCTGCGTATGGGTCCAGCGCAGTGAACCGTCGCGGCGGCGGATGCGGAAGTAGGCACCGTAGAACGTGGCCCCGCTCTTGAGCGCCCGGGACACCATGGCATCCAGCCGGGTCGACTCATCGGGCGGCACCCGGCGGGCGAGCGCCTCCGGATGACCGTTGTACTCGTCGGCGTAGAGGTCGAAAACGTCAAGGGCGGCCTGATCGAGGTGCATCAGCCCGGTGTCGAGATCCCAGTCGAAGCTGCCCATGCGGTTGAGGGCAAGGCTCAGATCGGGGTGGGCGGGCCAGTCCGCCGGTAGCGACAGGGCGCCCTCTGCCCGTTCAACCATGCGATCACTCTGCCATGGTTTGTCCAATTATTCGAGGGATCCTCACCCTCGAAGGGAACACTCGTTCCCTTTCTGTGGGGCCAGGAAGGACGGAAACTCGGAGGGCAGGAGGCGGAAGGGGTCTGCCGGGATGAGCACCCCGGCGGACTCCGGCAGACCCCGGCGCTGCTATCTGCTCTGCTCGACCCTGAAGACCCAGGCGTACTCGCCGGCGGAGCGCGCGCCCGCGGGTACGTCGATCACCAGTTTGTCCCCGCTCGTACGCCAGGTGAGCGGCCGCCGGTAACCGAGCATGGTCACCCGGTCCCCGCTGCGGATCGGCACCGGCGCCTCGACGGTCAGCGTGGCGCCCGGCCGGACCAGCGAGTGGATGTAGAACGCCTTGCCGGGCCGGACCGTGAAGCGCAGATCGTCACCGAGTTGGGGCATCCGCGCCCAGTAGGTGGAGCCGTGGATCGCCTCGCCGTTGACCTCCAGCCATTTACCGGTCTGCCGCAGCCTGGTCTGCATGATCTCCGGGATGGTGCCGTCCGCGCGCGGCCCGATGTCGAGGAGGAAGTTGCCGTTCTTGCTCGATGTGTCGATGAGCGTGTGCACGATCTCCTCCGCCGACATGTACATGCTGTCAGGGGTGGCCTGGTTGTAGCCGTAGCTGTAGGGGTCGAGCCCCCGGCTGGCCTCCCACTTGTCGGTGACGATGGAGTCGTACGTCGCGTACTCGGGGGTCGTGAAGTCGTGCGGCCCGATGCCGGACCGGTTGTTGACGGCGACCCCGATCGGCCGGGCCCGGTCCTTGGCGTTGTTGTAGTACTCGGCCATCACCCGGTGGCTGTCGTTCGGCCCGCCGATGTCGCACCAGAGCACCTCGGGGTCGTACCCGTGGATCAGCTCCAGCATCTGCGGGGCCTGGTAGTCCTTGATGTAGTCCTTGCCCGCCGTGTAGCCGGTGT
This window harbors:
- a CDS encoding LytR/AlgR family response regulator transcription factor, with the protein product MLRVLAVDDEEPALEELLYLLRSDPRVRSAEGALSATEALRRIGGALGPAADEAAAVDVVFLDIHMAGLTGLDIAQLLAGFTRPPLIVFVTAHEGFAVQAFDLKAVDYVLKPVRRERLAEAVRRVAELVSDRAAPVLDAGADQIPVELGGVVRFVAVSDITYAEAHGDYARLHTADGSHLVRVPLSALEERWRSRGFVRIHRSHLVALDRVDELRLEAGSMSVRVGATELQVSRRHARALRDRLMRRPGS
- a CDS encoding amidohydrolase family protein, which codes for MRIIDAHHHVWDLAVRDQDWITGPELAPLRRDFTLGEIAPQARAAGVAATVLVQTVTVAEETPEFLALAGQSDLVAGVVGWTDLTDPGIVDTLAAMRELPGGQSLVGIRHQVQGEPDPGWLLRPDVRRGLAAVAAAGLAYDLIVLHHQLPVAAAVAAQLPELTFVLDHLGKPPIADGALQPWASDVRALAARPNTVCKLSGMVAEAGPGWTTDGLRPYADAVLEAFGPGRLMFGSDWPVCTLMASYGEVVATAHRLTSRLSEAERAQVLGSTAARVYGI
- a CDS encoding aldo/keto reductase, translating into MRRNKIGNSTVDITELSFGAAGIGNLFTPVGPAEASEAVDAAWDAGLRYFDTAPHYGLGLSERRLGGALRERPRADYVLSTKVGRLLEPGPDEGDDTGNGFAVPATHHRVWDFSADGVRRSIEDSLARLGTDRIDIAYLHDPDDHAEDAFRHAYPMLEQLRSEGMLGAIGAGMNQTAMLTRFLRDTDADVVLCAGRCTLLDRSALDTLLPEAQARGRSVVVGGVFNSGLLADPRPGAPYDYGAAPAGVLDRALRMKDICARYGIPLRAAALQFPRRHPAVASVLVGTRSAAEVRDAAEMLRLGIPEELWDELAALGED
- a CDS encoding wax ester/triacylglycerol synthase family O-acyltransferase, yielding MSSELLAPLDLAFWHLESAEHPMHLGALAVFGPGPAPGPGPQEVMDLLAERAAAIPRLRMCVRPVLLPLGGAAWSEDKQFDVRRHVRHVVLPEGHFATGANRLAGELMERPLERGRPPWEMYVLTGRSGDPFAVLVKLHHALADGMRAVAIGAGIFDQIAGGRGADGRKARPVPPRSWLPGPGQFAGFARERIEELGRAVGIGASVMRASRIDLWAGSALAASSSGTRRLATAVLDQDDVLRVRREAGGTANDVLLAVVAGGLRRWILERGERLPGADPRALVPVSRRRPGSPPGSANKLSAYLLGLPVSEPDAWRRLCRVRSAMDRNKAAGPARGAGAVAVLADRLPPLAHRVGAQLAGSAARMLFDVLVTSVPLPRSTLSLGGCPLRELYPLAPLAHGQSLAVALSAYGGRVHVGLVADGKAVPDAGRLAQCFSDELAELLQATHERSRKGVDALK
- a CDS encoding SpoIIE family protein phosphatase, encoding MVERAEGALSLPADWPAHPDLSLALNRMGSFDWDLDTGLMHLDQAALDVFDLYADEYNGHPEALARRVPPDESTRLDAMVSRALKSGATFYGAYFRIRRRDGSLRWTHTQGVVRRDITGRPHRIIGIVRHAAQELADASVRIALDDEGRRRTSVVEDTTAALAHARTVQDVIDVLNEARGLEYLGATSLVLGLVDGGRIRLVADGPAGSFVPGTRYTRVDEQYPMGEVIRTFAPRFIESAHDFAVSYPRLWPHIKSLGITSAAYLPLIAQARPIGAIGLLYRDKVGFSADERDLLIALGSSIGQSLQRAVLYEQEHDLAQGLQQAMLPRRIPEVTGGQVAVRYRSAGMGRDIGGDWYDVIPLPSGRFGMIIGDVQGHDTHAAAVMGQLRIVLRAYAAEGHSPATVIARASDFLHELDTDRFATCLYAEVDLATGVVQLVRAGHVDPLLRAPDGTCRRVTVDGGLPLGLSAEFARLDYPVTTLELDPGHTLLLFTDGLVEEPGTDLDDGTRRLATVVQGGPRDLQLLADQLCDVADEWGGADDVALLLLRRQGLDAPQSGGRLQQRVGQSDSDALTAARHTVRAAVRAWGAAERADDIELAADELMTNALTHTEGEAVITLRVLSRPHRRLRVEVDDCSSVLPRRRDAGETGVSGRGLLLVDRLADRWGVESRGNGKCVWSEFAVPDSTAM